Genomic DNA from Candidatus Methylomirabilota bacterium:
GGACACCTCCTCGGTGGCCATGAACCCGATCATCAAGTTCACGACGCTGTTCGGGCTGCTGGCGGTCGAGCTGGCGGTGAGCCTGACGGCCCGGCAGGGCGCTGCCTTCACCCGGACGCTGGCCGCCGTCTTCTTCGCGGTGTCGGTCGTCTTCGTCTGGCGCTCGTTTTACGCGATGCGCATCCGCGGGGGCGAGCCTGCCGCCGTGACGGCCGGCGCCCAGCGGGTGGGCGCGGTCGCCCGAGGCGAGTAGCCACCCGCCCCGATGGAGTTCCTGGTCGATGTGGCCCTCGGCCGCTACGCGCTCGACGACCTCATCCGGTGGGGTGGCTACGCCGTCCTGGTCGCGATCGTCTTCACGGAGACCGGGCTCTTGGTCGGCTTCTTCCTTCCCGGCGATTCGCTGCTGGTCACCGCCGGTCTGGTGGCGGCGACCGGCGCGCTCGACATCTGGGTGCTCAATGCGCTGCTGATCGCCGCGGCCATCGTGGGCGACAGCGTCGGGTACGCCATCGGGTATCGGACGGGGCCCCGCATCTTCCGCAAGGAGGAGTCGCGCTGGTTCTCCCGGAAGCACCTGATCCGGACCCACGAGTTCTATGAGCGCCACGGCGGCAAGACGATCGTGCTGGCGCGCTTCATCCCCATCATCCGGACCTTCGCGCCCGTGGTGGCGGGGGTCGGCCAGATGACGTACCGGCGGTTTCTCTTCTACAACGTCTTCGGCGGGATCGGCTGGGTCACCGGCCTCACCTGGGCCGGGTACGTGCTGGGACAGACCATCCCGAACATCGACCGGCACATCCATCTGGTCGTCATCGTCGTGGTGCTCCTTTCGGTGTTGCCGATCGGGATCGAGTGGTGGAAGGCGCGAGCCCGCGCTCGGCGCCGCCCCGCCATCTCCGAGCCCTGAGAGGAGAGCATGTTCCGGCTGATTCCGCGCGAGGAACGCTTCTTCGAGCTCTTCGAGCGCCAGGCCACCAACATCATCGAGTCGGCCCGGCGCCTCCGGGAGATGGTCTTCGACTTCTCGGACGCCCCGGCGAAGTCGGCCGCGATCAAGGAACTGGAGCACGTCGGGGACGTGCTGACCCACGACGTGGTGCGGAAGATCAACACGACGTTCGTCACGCCCTTCGACCGCGAAGACGTCTACGCGCTGGCGAGCCGGCTCGACGACGTGCTGGACCTGATCGAGGCCGCCGCCGATCGACTGGTCCTCTACCGCATCAAGGAGCCCACCTCGGGGGCGCGGGCCCTCACCGAGGTGATCGTGAAGACCGCCGAGGCGACCCAGGCCGCGGTCGGCTGTCTCCGCCCGTCCAAGGCGTCGTACCACGCCCACTGCGTCGAGGTGAACCGCCTGGAGAACGAGGCCGATCGGCTCCTCAAGGAGCTCATCGCCGGGCTGTTCGCCAACGTGACCGACCCGATCGAGGTCATCAAGTGGAAGGAGATCTACGAGACTCTCGAGGAAGTCACCGACCGTTGCGAGGACGTGGTAAATGTGATTGAGGGCATCATGCTCAAGATGGGGTAGGCCGGGGCGATGACCTTTGCATCACATGCGATGATCGCGTGATGGATCCGCTGGCCCTCGTCATCTTCATCATCCTGGTCGCGCTCGTCTTCGACTTCATCAACGGCTTCCACGACGCCGCCAACTCGATCGCCACCGTCGTCTCCACCCGGGTCCTGACGCCCGCTCAGGCGGTCGTCTGGGCCGCCTTCTTCAACCTCGTGGCCGCCTTCGGGTTCGGCGTGAACGTGGCGCGCACCGTCGGCAAGGGAATCGTCCATCCCGAGACCGTCGACTCCTGGGTCATCCTGGCCGGCCTGGTCGGCGCCATCGCGTGGAACCTGATCACCTGGTACGGCGGGATCCCCTCGAGCTCGTCCCACGCCCTGATCGGCGGCCTGGCGGGGGCCGCCGTGGCCAAGGCCGGGTGGGCGAGTCTGGTCCCGGCGGGACTCATCAAGACGGCGACCTTCATCGTTCTCTCGCCGCTCCTGGGGCTCCTGATCGGCTTCGCGCTGATGGTCGTGGTGACCCGGATGCTCCTGGGCACCTCGCCCAGCCGGGCGGACAAGCTGTTCCGGCGCCTCCAGCTGGTCTCGGCGGCCTTCTACAGCCTCGGCCACGGGACGAACGACGCCCAGAAGACCATGGGGATCATCGCCGGCCTGCTCTTCGCCACCGGGCACCTGGGACGGGAGTTCTTCGTGCCCTTCTGGGTCGTGATCGCGGCTCACATCGCCATCGCGCTCGGGACGCTGGCCGGAGGCTGGCGGATCGTCAAGACCATGGGGATGAGGATCACCAAGCTCAAGCCGGTCGGCGGCTTCTGCGCCGAGGCGGCCGGCGCCCTCATGCTGATCAGTACCGCCGTGGCCGGCATTCCCGTGAGCACGACACACACGATCACGGGGGCGATCGTCGGCGTCGGCAGCACGACGCGGCTGTCGGCGGTCCGGTGGGGCATCGCCGGCCGGATCGTCTGGGCCTGGATCCTGACGATTCCTGCCGCGGCTCTCATCGCAGGGTCGACGTGGGCCCTGCTCGCGCTGGTACCCTGAGGGAATGAAGCGGCGCCGCCGCCCGCTGCCGCGCTGGGTCCGCTGGGGACAGCGGGCCGTGGCGGCCCTCGTCGGGACCTTGGGCCGGGGAGTCAGCCGGCTCCCGCCCGGGGCCGGTGCCTGGCTCGGCGCCCGGCTCGGGGACGTGGCGTACTGGGCGCTTCCGGGCCGCCGGCGCGTGGCCCTGGCCAACCTCGCGCTGGCGTTCGGCCCGAGCCTCACCGACCGCGACCGCCGCGCGGTGGCGCGAGCCAGCTTCCGACACTTCGGCGTGACGGCCATGGAGTGCTGCCGCCTCTTCTTCGGCCCCCCCGGCGCCATGCTGAGCCGGCTCCGGGTCGAGGGGATCGAGCACATCAAGGCGGCCCTGGCCGAGGGACGCGGGGCGTTCTACCTGGGGGCCCACTTCGGGAACTGGGAGCTCCTGGGGGCGGCCCACATGCTGACCGGGTTCCCGCCGATGAACGTCGTCATCCGGCCGCTGGACAACCCGTTCCTGGACGCCCTGGTCGCCCGGGGCCGCGAGCGCGTCCAGCTCCGGCTGATCCCGAAGCGGGCGGCGGTCAAGGGGGTCCAGGCGGCCCTCGCCCGCGGGGAGTGTGTCGGCATCATGCTCGATCAGAACGCCGGGCGTCAGGGCGTGTTCGTCCCGTTTTTCGGGCATCTGGCCTCCACCTCCCGGAGCCTGGCCGTGCTCGCCCTCAAGACCGGGGTCCCGGTCGTCCCCGCCTTCATCCACCGCCTGGCCGACGGAGACCACCAGGTGACGGTGGAACCGGCGCTCCCCCTGGTCCGCACCGGCCGGCACGACCGCGACGTCGAGCTCAACACCGCGTGCTTCACCGAGACGATCGAGCGCCACGTCCGGGCGCACCCCGAGCAGTGGTTCTGGGTGCACCGACGCTGGAAGACGCGGCCGGCATGAACCGGTTCCCCGGGATCGCCCGGGCGGCTGCGCGGTTGGCGCTGCTCGCCCTGCTGGCCTTCCCGGCCGTCGCGGTGGCGGCGGGTCCCGCGACCGACCGGCCGGGGCCGCCGGATCGCACCGGCTCGTTCGGCCTTCTCTGGGGGCGGCTGAGTGTCGAGCAGGAATCGCCGGACGGACCCTGGACCCACCTGTCCGAGGTCGAGGTAAAGGTATACCCCTACGTGCCAGAGACCGTCGCCCAACTGGAACGGATTCGGGACAGCCTGCGAGGCTCGGGCACGGAATACGAGACCGCGGTCGGGCGACTCAAGGACGTGCTGGCGGCCCTCGAGACCCGCGTCGTCCAGGCGGCCGCGGTCGAGCGCCCACCCGCCCAGGAGGTCACCGCCGCCATGGCCGCGGCACTCGGCGCCGGTCCGGCGGAGGCGTACGCCCCTCGGCCCGACACCAGCCCGAGTGTCGCGGAGGGTCCCGTGCGCCGCCGCGTCACCGACGCGGCCGGCCTCTTCGTGTTCGAGAACCTTCCCGGGGGGGAGTGGCTCCTGGTGGCGCTCCGCGTCACCCCGTATCGGATCGGATCCGATCCCCGGCGCACCCGCCGCGCGGGCGACGTGTTCCTGCCGCGCGTGGATGGCGGTCCGGCCAAGAACGCCGAGATCTGGCTGACGCGCGTCAGCGTGCCTCCCGGCGAGCGGGTGAGGGTCATTCTGACGGACCGGGCCCGGTGGATGGCCGGTCCGCTCCGGGAGGGCGCCACCTCGCGCGAAGCGCCGGAACCGAGCCCGCCGGCGCCCGAGGTTCCCCCGGCGAAACGCTGACGGGTTTTCCCAGTAGAGAGACCCCATTATCCCAAATAGGACGCGCGGTTTTTCCGTTTGACACTCGCGCTGAGCCCGTGTTAGAAGGGGAGTGGGAAGGCCGTCCTACTAGTACCCTTTTCATCACAGTATGAGGTTACGACCGTGGTGGTGTCTGGTGCAGGGGCTGTTCGGGGTGGCGCTGGCCACCGCGATGCCCGGGCTTGCCGTCGGTTGGGGCGGCGAGCCACTGACCGTTTCCGCTCCGCCCGTCGATAACCGACAGCTCGCCTCGATCCCGGCGCCTCCCGCGCCGCCAGTGCCCCCCGGCGGGCCGGCGGTCGAACTCTCCTCGAAGGCCTCGCCCGAGGACGAGTCGGAACCCCCCCAGGTCGCTCCCCCGGTCGAGAATCCCCTGGTCTTCGACGACCCGATCTTCGATGACCCTCGGGTCGAGGTGACGGTGATCCTTCCGCCGGGGATCCCGGTCCGCGCCTATCCGATCATCATCAACGCTCCGGTCGAGGCCCTGATCGATTACTTCACGGCCCGCGAGCGCGAGCGGTTCACGCTCTGGCTCGCCCGGTCCGGGCGCTATCTCGGGATGATCCAGCGGATCTTCCGGGAGCGCGGACTGCCGGAAGAGCTTGCCTACACGGCGATGATCGAGTCCGGCTTCTCGCCCCGGGCCGTCTCCCGGGTGGGCGCTAAAGGGCTGTGGCAGTTCATGGAAGCCACCGCCCGGCGCTACGGGCTCGTGGTGAATCGGTGGGTGGACGAGCGGCTGGACCCCGTCAAGTCGACGATCGCGGCCGCCCAGTACCTGGGCGATCTCTACGGCCTGTTCGGCCACTGGTTCCTGGCGCAGGCCGCCTACAATGCCGGCGAAGGCCGGGTGGGGGGGGCGATCCAGCGGGCCAAGACGAGTGACTTCTGGGCGCTGACCCAGACGCGCCACCTACCCGAGGAGACGAAGAAGTTCGTCCCCCAGATTCTGGCCGCGACCGTCATCGTCCGGGCCCCCGATCGCTATGGCTTCGAGGTGAGCCGGGAGGCTCCCCTGGCCTACGACGAAGTGGCGGTCAAGCGGGTCATCGATCTCGAAACGGTGGCGGCTCTCGCCGAGGTGCCCGTCGATGATGTCCGGGAGCTCAACCCGGCGCTCCGCGGCGGCGTCACCCCCCCCTTCGGCGGGTACGCGCTGCGTCTCCCGGAAGGCACGGGCTCTCGTTTCGAGGCCGCCCTCCAGGCGGCGCCTGCCACTCGACTCGTCTCCTGGGGACTCCACCGGGTCGCCCGTAACCAGAGCCTCGCCGAAATTGCCCGGATGTACCGCGTGACCCCTCAGCGTCTGGCGGAGATCAACCAGCTCACCGGCGGCCGCCTGCGGGGAGTGACGGAGCTCCTCGTCCCCGTCTCGAACCGGCTGGTGGCGGTCAAGGCTGTGCCCGGCCGCCCGGCCGTCTCCAGGCCAGCCAAGTCCGTCCCCGCGATCCGGCGTGGTCCGGTGGCCGCGAAGGTCACGCCGCGTCTGGCCGCGGGCCTCGGGGACCGGCTCAAGGCTCCCTGAGTTCAGACGGAGAGGGTGTCGGCACACCCCTCCGAGACCTCCCCCGAGGATCGTCGCGGCGGCAGAGGCCGCCGCTCGGAGTACGCGGGGGGGGACCCCTCGACGCCCGCGCCGGTTACAGTCAATCGACGATGGCCCTGAGGCCGGTCGCCCGGCTGAGCTCCGCCGACATCCCCATCGCCTCGAACAGCGCCACGGCCGCCGCCAGCTCCGCTCGTGCCGGCTCTGGCCGGCGTAGCCTGGCGTAGAGCGCACCCAGACCGAGGCGGCACCGCGCGGCCAGTGGCCGCATCCCGAGCTCGTCGGCCACGGCGATGGCCTCCTGATAGCGCGTCTGGGCCGGCTCGAGGACCGGCGGATCGGGACAGGCCGCCAGCTCGGCGAGCAGGCGCAAGGCATAGGCCTGGTGTCCGCGCTCGCGGTGGCCGCGAGAGAGCTCGAGGGCCTGCGCGGCCATCCGGGCAGCCTCCTCCTCCCGGCCGGCCAGGAGATATGCCTCGCCCAAGTGGGTCGTGCGGAGCGCGTGGCCGGCCCCGCGTCGGAGCGTGGTCTCCGCCACCGCCTGCTCGAGGAGAGGGAGTGCGGCGGAGAGCCGGCCCGAGAGCGCGTAAGCGTAGCCGAGGGGCGACGCCATCCCGGGAAACCAGATGGACAGCTCGCCGCTCCGGCACAGGGGAAGTCCCTGCTCCAGTGCCCGAATGGCCCGGTCGAGGGCGCCCTGGCGCAGGTGAAGGAGGCCGAGCCCCAGGTAGGCGAGGATCCAGTCGAACGGCTGGGCGAACGCTTCGGCTTCCCGGACGGCCTCCTCGGCGCGAGCCTGGCCTTCGGGGAACTCGCCCAACTCGGCGAGGCACCAGACGAGCCAGAGCCGCGAGAGCAGGAGGACGGCAGGTTGCCCGAGGCCCTTGGGCGCCGAAACCCCGGTAAAGCCGGTGACGGTTCGCCGGGTGCAGTCGCGGGCCCGGCGATACTCGCCGATGTCCGCGTAGAGCTGGGACAGGTAGAAGTTCGTCGAGAGCTCGAGGCCGGAATCCCCGACGGCCGCCGCCAGGGCCAGGGCGCGCTCCCCCGACTCGATCGCCCGGTCGTGGTCGCGGGTGGCCAGGAAGTAATTCGTCAGGTACGAGTGGACCCGCCCCAGTCGTGACCG
This window encodes:
- a CDS encoding VTT domain-containing protein gives rise to the protein MEFLVDVALGRYALDDLIRWGGYAVLVAIVFTETGLLVGFFLPGDSLLVTAGLVAATGALDIWVLNALLIAAAIVGDSVGYAIGYRTGPRIFRKEESRWFSRKHLIRTHEFYERHGGKTIVLARFIPIIRTFAPVVAGVGQMTYRRFLFYNVFGGIGWVTGLTWAGYVLGQTIPNIDRHIHLVVIVVVLLSVLPIGIEWWKARARARRRPAISEP
- a CDS encoding DUF47 family protein is translated as MFRLIPREERFFELFERQATNIIESARRLREMVFDFSDAPAKSAAIKELEHVGDVLTHDVVRKINTTFVTPFDREDVYALASRLDDVLDLIEAAADRLVLYRIKEPTSGARALTEVIVKTAEATQAAVGCLRPSKASYHAHCVEVNRLENEADRLLKELIAGLFANVTDPIEVIKWKEIYETLEEVTDRCEDVVNVIEGIMLKMG
- a CDS encoding transglycosylase SLT domain-containing protein — encoded protein: MRLRPWWCLVQGLFGVALATAMPGLAVGWGGEPLTVSAPPVDNRQLASIPAPPAPPVPPGGPAVELSSKASPEDESEPPQVAPPVENPLVFDDPIFDDPRVEVTVILPPGIPVRAYPIIINAPVEALIDYFTARERERFTLWLARSGRYLGMIQRIFRERGLPEELAYTAMIESGFSPRAVSRVGAKGLWQFMEATARRYGLVVNRWVDERLDPVKSTIAAAQYLGDLYGLFGHWFLAQAAYNAGEGRVGGAIQRAKTSDFWALTQTRHLPEETKKFVPQILAATVIVRAPDRYGFEVSREAPLAYDEVAVKRVIDLETVAALAEVPVDDVRELNPALRGGVTPPFGGYALRLPEGTGSRFEAALQAAPATRLVSWGLHRVARNQSLAEIARMYRVTPQRLAEINQLTGGRLRGVTELLVPVSNRLVAVKAVPGRPAVSRPAKSVPAIRRGPVAAKVTPRLAAGLGDRLKAP
- a CDS encoding inorganic phosphate transporter; this translates as MDPLALVIFIILVALVFDFINGFHDAANSIATVVSTRVLTPAQAVVWAAFFNLVAAFGFGVNVARTVGKGIVHPETVDSWVILAGLVGAIAWNLITWYGGIPSSSSHALIGGLAGAAVAKAGWASLVPAGLIKTATFIVLSPLLGLLIGFALMVVVTRMLLGTSPSRADKLFRRLQLVSAAFYSLGHGTNDAQKTMGIIAGLLFATGHLGREFFVPFWVVIAAHIAIALGTLAGGWRIVKTMGMRITKLKPVGGFCAEAAGALMLISTAVAGIPVSTTHTITGAIVGVGSTTRLSAVRWGIAGRIVWAWILTIPAAALIAGSTWALLALVP
- a CDS encoding lysophospholipid acyltransferase family protein, producing MKRRRRPLPRWVRWGQRAVAALVGTLGRGVSRLPPGAGAWLGARLGDVAYWALPGRRRVALANLALAFGPSLTDRDRRAVARASFRHFGVTAMECCRLFFGPPGAMLSRLRVEGIEHIKAALAEGRGAFYLGAHFGNWELLGAAHMLTGFPPMNVVIRPLDNPFLDALVARGRERVQLRLIPKRAAVKGVQAALARGECVGIMLDQNAGRQGVFVPFFGHLASTSRSLAVLALKTGVPVVPAFIHRLADGDHQVTVEPALPLVRTGRHDRDVELNTACFTETIERHVRAHPEQWFWVHRRWKTRPA